A part of Leptolyngbya sp. CCY15150 genomic DNA contains:
- a CDS encoding ATP-binding protein — MTKSSSVSLLFSQGSTNLETELSLSSRSTQLPILRPRQWLARLKVGQKIAVGYLMALGLAVVGITAGISLSMSYRDQAKTIREGTLEDIALLQQLQSNLLHARIHQQQVVSVTFQPDRLPEQQALFNSHAEQFQRTWFEFIHAYQLDDPQVSNGERERFQTTVELYNRSVGQYFRETRLLLDQLEAEGSYESMIQVQDQLLAFELSDVVTDLEQFSKTLDSLLATALEKGDAADVALAQAERTSTLIIGLGVILSVAIALVMAIYTSRAISRPLRDVTAIAKRVAEDSDFSLQAPVTTRDEVGILALSLNHLIRQVDHLVDDLKASTAQQLIASEKMSSLGQMLAGVAHEINNPVNFIYGNVIHANDYIQDLLDLIHLYQTEIPDTPISVKDKIEEIDLLFIEHDLPKIVQSMKLGADRTRQIVLSLRNFSRIDESRPRPVDLHECIDNTVLILHNRLKRGIQLVRCYGSVPTIEGYTGSLYQVFMNLISNAIDALLEQAIGSNPGSPSITISTLQKGDRVQISIADNGPGIPPDHLDRIFDTFFTTKPTGKGTGLGLSICRQIVESKHGGQLLCDSTLQQGTTFTILLPIHQAIAPPALDPVDAARPA, encoded by the coding sequence ATGACCAAGTCATCGTCTGTATCGCTCTTATTCTCCCAGGGCTCTACTAATTTAGAGACAGAGCTATCCTTATCATCGAGGTCTACTCAATTGCCCATCCTGAGACCTCGGCAATGGTTAGCCCGCTTAAAGGTGGGGCAGAAAATTGCTGTGGGCTATCTCATGGCCCTGGGGCTGGCGGTGGTAGGCATCACGGCCGGCATTTCCCTGAGTATGAGCTATCGCGATCAGGCGAAAACGATTCGGGAAGGAACCCTGGAAGATATCGCGTTGCTGCAGCAACTGCAAAGCAATCTGCTCCATGCCCGCATTCATCAGCAGCAGGTGGTTTCCGTCACGTTTCAGCCTGATCGCCTGCCAGAGCAACAGGCCTTGTTTAACAGCCATGCAGAACAGTTTCAGCGCACCTGGTTTGAATTTATCCATGCCTATCAGCTAGACGACCCCCAAGTTTCCAATGGGGAGCGGGAACGCTTTCAAACCACTGTAGAGCTCTACAATCGCTCCGTGGGGCAATATTTCCGGGAAACGCGACTGCTGCTCGACCAGCTTGAGGCAGAAGGCTCCTATGAATCGATGATTCAGGTGCAAGACCAACTGTTGGCCTTTGAACTCAGCGATGTCGTCACCGACCTTGAGCAGTTTTCCAAAACGCTAGATAGTTTGCTAGCAACAGCTCTGGAAAAGGGCGATGCGGCGGATGTTGCCCTAGCTCAGGCAGAGCGCACCAGCACGCTGATTATTGGTCTAGGTGTGATTCTCTCGGTGGCGATCGCCTTGGTGATGGCCATCTACACCAGCCGCGCCATCTCTCGTCCCCTGCGAGACGTGACAGCGATCGCCAAACGGGTTGCGGAAGACTCCGATTTTTCTCTCCAGGCCCCTGTCACCACCCGTGATGAAGTGGGCATTTTGGCCCTGTCGCTTAACCATCTCATTCGTCAGGTGGATCATTTGGTAGATGATCTCAAGGCCTCCACCGCTCAGCAACTGATTGCGAGCGAGAAAATGTCGAGCTTAGGGCAGATGTTGGCTGGCGTAGCCCATGAAATTAATAATCCAGTTAACTTCATCTATGGCAATGTCATTCACGCCAATGATTATATTCAAGATTTACTAGATCTAATTCATCTATATCAAACTGAAATTCCAGATACTCCTATCTCCGTTAAAGATAAGATAGAAGAAATTGACCTGCTCTTTATTGAGCATGATTTACCTAAAATCGTGCAGTCCATGAAGCTCGGAGCCGATCGCACTCGCCAAATTGTGCTCAGCCTCCGCAACTTCTCCCGCATTGATGAAAGCCGCCCCCGCCCTGTAGATCTCCATGAATGTATCGACAACACAGTCCTGATTTTGCACAATCGCCTGAAGCGCGGCATTCAACTGGTGCGATGTTATGGCTCTGTTCCCACCATCGAAGGCTACACCGGCTCCCTCTATCAGGTGTTTATGAACCTCATTAGTAATGCCATTGATGCCCTCCTAGAGCAAGCCATTGGATCCAACCCCGGATCGCCTAGCATCACCATCTCCACGCTGCAGAAGGGCGATCGCGTCCAGATCTCCATTGCTGACAACGGCCCTGGCATTCCCCCCGACCACCTCGATCGTATTTTTGACACCTTCTTTACCACCAAGCCCACCGGCAAAGGAACCGGGCTGGGGCTATCCATTTGCCGCCAAATCGTGGAAAGCAAACA
- a CDS encoding gamma-glutamyl-gamma-aminobutyrate hydrolase family protein, whose translation MKLGSSSPIIGITTYGRNTDDQVYLFANYLDALRRAGAVPILLPPGEHQCDRLLSLIDGLVLTGGGDIDPQRYGGSGHPTIYRVDPERDRFEMHLAQLALQQPKPILGICRGLQLLSLVSGAQTLVPHIPDVFGTQTLHRTEQARPIEHPVYLNPGSRLAALMGAETISVVSWHHQAVDVPVPGWTVTGRAADGLLEAMEHDTHPWAIAVQWHPEMSHPDDPHQSALLTAFVRAAQASQVVDPVLPQS comes from the coding sequence ATGAAGCTAGGATCTTCCTCTCCTATTATTGGCATTACCACCTACGGGCGCAACACCGACGATCAAGTCTACCTATTTGCTAACTACCTGGATGCTCTTCGCCGGGCCGGGGCCGTGCCCATTTTGCTCCCACCAGGAGAACACCAGTGCGATCGCCTCCTGTCGTTGATTGATGGGCTGGTGCTCACGGGCGGCGGCGATATTGACCCCCAACGCTATGGCGGTTCCGGGCATCCCACCATCTATCGGGTGGATCCAGAGCGCGATCGCTTTGAGATGCACCTAGCCCAGCTTGCCCTGCAGCAACCGAAACCCATTCTCGGCATCTGCCGGGGGTTGCAGCTTCTCAGTTTAGTCAGTGGTGCGCAGACCCTTGTGCCCCACATTCCCGATGTGTTTGGCACCCAAACGCTGCACCGTACGGAACAAGCTCGCCCCATTGAGCATCCGGTGTATCTCAATCCCGGCAGTCGGCTAGCGGCGCTGATGGGGGCCGAGACGATCTCGGTTGTGTCGTGGCATCATCAGGCCGTTGATGTACCGGTACCTGGATGGACGGTCACCGGTCGGGCCGCGGATGGCCTCCTTGAAGCGATGGAACATGATACCCATCCCTGGGCGATCGCTGTGCAGTGGCATCCAGAAATGTCGCACCCCGATGATCCCCACCAGTCAGCTCTGTTGACCGCCTTTGTGCGAGCGGCCCAGGCATCCCAAGTTGTCGATCCGGTGCTGCCCCAATCCTAG
- a CDS encoding molybdenum cofactor guanylyltransferase: MTAAVILAGGQSTRMGRDKALIQVDGQSLLTRTCAVAQGLGLPIYVVTPWSDRYRDQVPPDGRFIPEAGAQGPLVALWQAWRSLPEKHDWIVLLACDLPCLTAAVLHPSVAQLPDRPPSLGVAWLPRSGDRWEPLCGFYHRAGLPALDDYITQGGRSFQGWLATVKVQELPLSDRTVLFNCNSPEDLANRPHN, encoded by the coding sequence TTGACGGCGGCGGTGATCTTGGCGGGAGGACAGAGTACCCGCATGGGTCGTGACAAGGCGCTGATTCAGGTGGATGGCCAGTCGTTGCTGACGCGCACCTGTGCTGTTGCCCAGGGCTTGGGGCTGCCGATCTATGTGGTCACGCCCTGGAGCGATCGCTACCGAGATCAGGTGCCCCCGGACGGTCGGTTCATTCCCGAAGCAGGCGCTCAGGGGCCGTTGGTGGCACTCTGGCAGGCTTGGCGATCGCTCCCCGAGAAGCATGACTGGATCGTGCTGCTAGCCTGCGATCTCCCTTGTCTGACCGCAGCGGTTCTCCATCCCTCCGTTGCCCAGCTTCCTGATCGACCGCCCAGTCTGGGCGTCGCTTGGCTACCCCGGAGTGGCGATCGCTGGGAGCCGCTCTGCGGTTTCTATCATCGAGCTGGGCTGCCAGCGTTAGACGACTATATTACCCAAGGCGGCCGTTCTTTTCAGGGATGGTTGGCCACCGTGAAGGTGCAGGAGTTGCCCCTCAGCGATCGCACCGTTTTGTTTAACTGCAATAGCCCGGAAGATCTAGCGAACCGTCCCCACAACTGA
- a CDS encoding glycosyltransferase family 1 protein: MVSSLHHPSIALISVHGDPSVDIGREEAGGQNVYVRQVGEALARLEWDVSMFTRQTHADQPQVVEHLPNCRTIRLTAGPEDFVPRDDIFDYLPVFVQEFLHYQRSTGHVFPLIHTNYWLSSWVGMQLKQHQAVQQVHTYHSVGAVKYQSMDAIPAIATTRLEVERRCLETAERVVATSPQERDHLRSLVSSYGRVDVIPCGTDIERFGHVSMAAARQALGLAADAKVVLYVGRFDPRKGIETVVRAVGQSHLRQDERLRLIIGGGSRPGHSDGRERDRIEGLVADLGLQDQTWFPGRISDEDLPLYYAAADVCVVPSHYEPFGLVTIEAMASSTPVVASDVGGLQYTVVPGETGLLAPVRDAEAFAQAIDQILSQPDWRDQLGRAARDRVVDYFSWDGVASQLDRLYRKLLLGADARYLNQVGA; encoded by the coding sequence ATGGTTTCTTCGCTTCATCATCCATCGATTGCACTAATTTCAGTTCACGGCGATCCGTCCGTGGATATTGGTCGAGAGGAAGCAGGTGGACAAAATGTTTATGTTCGCCAAGTTGGTGAGGCCTTGGCACGTTTGGAGTGGGACGTGTCGATGTTTACGCGACAGACCCATGCCGATCAGCCTCAGGTGGTTGAGCATTTGCCCAACTGTCGCACGATCCGCTTAACGGCAGGGCCAGAAGACTTTGTCCCCCGGGATGACATCTTCGACTACCTGCCGGTGTTTGTGCAGGAATTCTTGCACTACCAGCGATCAACCGGCCATGTCTTTCCGCTGATTCACACCAATTATTGGCTTTCGTCTTGGGTGGGCATGCAGCTCAAGCAGCATCAAGCGGTGCAGCAGGTGCATACCTATCATTCTGTCGGCGCTGTGAAATATCAATCCATGGATGCGATACCAGCGATCGCCACGACCCGCCTAGAGGTAGAACGGCGCTGTCTGGAGACAGCGGAGCGGGTTGTGGCGACCAGTCCCCAAGAGCGGGATCATTTGCGATCGCTGGTATCGTCTTACGGGCGGGTGGACGTGATTCCCTGCGGCACCGACATTGAGCGCTTTGGCCATGTGAGTATGGCGGCGGCTCGACAAGCCCTAGGGCTAGCTGCCGATGCCAAGGTGGTGCTTTACGTCGGGCGTTTTGACCCACGCAAGGGTATTGAAACCGTCGTGCGGGCGGTGGGTCAGTCGCACCTGCGCCAAGATGAACGCCTGCGGTTGATTATTGGTGGCGGCAGCCGTCCAGGGCACAGCGATGGACGAGAGCGCGATCGCATCGAGGGACTGGTGGCAGACCTGGGTTTGCAAGACCAGACCTGGTTTCCTGGACGCATTTCTGATGAAGATCTGCCGCTGTACTATGCGGCGGCGGATGTTTGTGTGGTGCCGAGCCACTACGAACCCTTTGGCTTGGTGACCATTGAGGCCATGGCTAGCAGCACGCCGGTGGTGGCTAGCGACGTAGGGGGATTGCAGTATACGGTGGTGCCTGGTGAAACGGGGCTCTTGGCTCCAGTGCGAGATGCGGAGGCCTTTGCCCAAGCGATTGATCAGATTCTCAGTCAGCCAGACTGGCGAGATCAGTTGGGGCGGGCGGCCCGCGATCGCGTGGTGGATTACTTTAGCTGGGATGGAGTCGCCAGCCAGCTTGACCGCCTCTATCGCAAGCTGCTGTTGGGAGCTGATGCCCGCTACCTCAATCAGGTTGGCGCTTGA
- a CDS encoding RNA polymerase sigma factor, RpoD/SigA family: MKATSNDHDGIWLTEGAEADTEQSLPHPSQASQNDVPSSHWLGQIASDLSEDLSGDQEPTIDDTEAVLDKPEGTRSLLNYSKTASDDAVGAFFKEMARYPLLKPDEEVTLAQRVRFLVDMEEWRDRLTDEQGRPPNQAQLAAAVQLTEAQLVHQLALGRSAKRQMVRSNLRLVVSIAKRYLNRGVPFLDLIQEGALGLNRATEKFDPEKGYKFSTYAYWWIRQGITRTIANDSRTVRLPIHIVEKLNKLKKAQRDLRRDLHRNPTERELVEALETTPDQLRSLQQVRRTALSLNHRVGKGEDTELLELLEDSTTQSPESQINDSMMRQDIYAILGEVLNERERDIIALRYGLQTGESHTLEEVGGLFNLSRERVRQIQTKAMRKLRRPQVAARLRGWLR, encoded by the coding sequence ATGAAGGCAACGTCTAATGATCACGACGGTATCTGGCTGACAGAAGGTGCAGAGGCAGATACCGAACAATCTTTACCCCATCCTTCCCAGGCATCTCAAAACGATGTACCCTCATCGCACTGGCTTGGTCAGATTGCGTCTGACCTATCCGAGGATTTGAGTGGGGATCAAGAGCCCACCATCGATGATACCGAGGCTGTCTTAGATAAGCCGGAAGGGACGCGATCGCTCCTGAACTATAGTAAAACTGCCAGTGACGATGCGGTCGGAGCTTTCTTTAAAGAAATGGCGCGCTATCCCCTGCTGAAGCCTGATGAAGAAGTGACCTTGGCCCAACGGGTGCGGTTTTTGGTGGACATGGAGGAGTGGCGCGATCGCTTAACCGATGAGCAAGGCAGACCACCCAACCAGGCTCAGCTAGCTGCCGCCGTTCAGCTCACAGAAGCCCAGCTAGTGCATCAGCTAGCCCTAGGGCGATCGGCAAAGCGGCAGATGGTGCGCTCCAATCTACGGTTGGTGGTTTCTATCGCTAAACGCTACCTCAACCGAGGCGTTCCTTTCTTAGATCTGATTCAAGAAGGCGCACTGGGGCTGAACCGGGCCACCGAAAAGTTTGATCCCGAGAAAGGCTATAAGTTTTCAACCTATGCCTATTGGTGGATCCGCCAAGGGATTACCCGCACGATCGCCAATGATTCGCGGACGGTGCGCCTCCCGATCCACATTGTCGAAAAGCTGAATAAGCTGAAAAAAGCCCAGCGGGATCTACGCCGGGATCTGCATCGCAATCCCACAGAGCGGGAACTCGTTGAGGCTTTAGAGACCACCCCCGACCAGTTGCGATCGCTCCAGCAGGTGCGCCGCACGGCCCTATCGCTCAACCATCGGGTGGGCAAGGGCGAAGACACAGAACTGTTGGAACTCTTGGAGGATAGCACCACCCAATCGCCAGAATCCCAGATTAACGACTCGATGATGCGCCAAGATATTTACGCCATCTTGGGGGAAGTTTTGAACGAACGGGAGCGGGACATCATCGCCCTGCGCTATGGTCTACAAACAGGCGAATCCCATACTCTAGAAGAGGTAGGCGGATTATTCAATCTATCGCGGGAACGGGTACGGCAAATTCAAACCAAGGCGATGCGGAAGCTACGACGTCCCCAGGTAGCGGCGCGCCTGCGGGGCTGGTTGCGCTAG
- a CDS encoding nitrate reductase associated protein: MMTFFQFEADFVESLRCIPMQIRYKLDTCGVKLKLTHWHHLSQGDRQTLLELPCESPAEVDHYRQALQQMITQATGQPAGELPCDPAPPWLDAHSMPDSVQTKAVECQVAIALPQWADLTPLQRFALIKLSRSGHENRNFVPALQEFGVL; this comes from the coding sequence ATGATGACTTTTTTTCAATTTGAAGCAGACTTTGTTGAATCCCTGCGCTGCATTCCTATGCAGATTCGCTACAAGCTAGATACCTGCGGCGTCAAGCTCAAGCTCACCCATTGGCATCACCTCAGCCAGGGCGATCGCCAGACCCTTCTAGAGTTGCCCTGTGAGTCGCCAGCAGAGGTTGATCACTATCGTCAGGCTCTTCAGCAAATGATCACCCAAGCCACAGGTCAACCGGCCGGTGAACTGCCCTGTGATCCAGCTCCTCCGTGGCTCGATGCCCACAGTATGCCCGACAGCGTCCAAACCAAGGCTGTCGAATGCCAAGTGGCGATCGCTCTCCCTCAATGGGCAGATCTGACGCCACTCCAGCGCTTTGCCCTGATCAAACTCAGCCGCTCTGGTCATGAAAACCGTAATTTTGTGCCCGCGCTGCAGGAATTTGGTGTTCTCTAG
- a CDS encoding DUF3122 domain-containing protein, translating to MVILTLGWFETPAYAAIRQLEEAPGQMVYQSRQTLQDQHGKSWQAIAFERVKPDSQVPLYLRLVAFPGMADIDRSRPLTLTNSLGQSWAALDASQPIFTDADRPEPNVGQYNLQPIILDLDPAVPLRLELPVLHQDDVLIPVPSTLLSEWRSLATQGD from the coding sequence ATGGTGATCTTAACTCTGGGCTGGTTTGAGACTCCAGCTTATGCAGCCATCCGACAGTTGGAAGAAGCGCCCGGACAGATGGTCTATCAATCTCGTCAGACCTTGCAAGATCAGCACGGCAAGTCCTGGCAGGCGATCGCCTTCGAGCGCGTCAAGCCAGATAGTCAGGTGCCTTTGTATCTACGGTTAGTCGCTTTTCCAGGCATGGCCGACATCGATCGCAGTCGGCCGTTAACGTTGACCAACTCCCTCGGACAATCCTGGGCTGCCCTTGATGCATCCCAACCGATCTTTACCGATGCCGATCGCCCTGAACCCAATGTGGGACAGTACAATCTGCAGCCGATCATCCTAGACTTAGATCCAGCCGTGCCTCTGCGCTTGGAACTACCGGTGCTCCACCAAGATGATGTACTGATTCCGGTGCCATCCACCTTGCTAAGCGAGTGGCGATCGCTGGCCACTCAGGGGGATTGA
- a CDS encoding DUF3365 domain-containing protein — MLTGVVVWLLGAQAIALAAPTVPHTDDLARAVQEIENLDGLRSGLASSLEGSTDEPTMQTMKEVCRPVGMRAKQLSQENGWQVKQLASKYRNPAHAPDNLHARMAIAAFEQNPDLVGFWDRETLADQSGSRYYRRIDVEASCLACHGLQNNRPQFVKDNYPQDLAFDFQVGDLRGMYAVFIPDDLQLAIQDAVSP; from the coding sequence TTGCTGACGGGAGTGGTGGTATGGCTGTTGGGGGCACAGGCGATCGCTCTAGCTGCGCCTACGGTTCCGCATACAGATGACCTGGCGCGGGCGGTGCAGGAAATTGAAAATTTGGATGGCCTACGTTCAGGGCTAGCCTCGTCCTTGGAGGGCAGCACCGACGAACCGACCATGCAGACGATGAAAGAGGTTTGCCGGCCGGTGGGGATGCGGGCAAAGCAACTGAGTCAAGAAAACGGATGGCAGGTCAAGCAACTGGCCAGCAAGTATCGTAACCCAGCCCATGCACCGGATAACTTACATGCAAGGATGGCGATCGCTGCCTTTGAGCAGAATCCAGATCTGGTAGGGTTTTGGGATCGAGAAACCCTTGCAGACCAAAGCGGCAGTCGCTACTATCGCCGCATTGATGTGGAGGCGAGTTGTCTGGCCTGTCACGGGTTACAGAATAACCGTCCTCAGTTTGTCAAAGATAACTATCCCCAAGATTTAGCCTTCGACTTCCAAGTGGGCGATCTACGCGGTATGTATGCAGTCTTTATTCCCGATGATCTTCAACTGGCTATTCAAGATGCAGTTAGTCCATAA
- a CDS encoding GIY-YIG nuclease family protein, translating into MMNAPDSETQISLFSADHLRTFQRPTLVEPSLEMSHDALVHWIEAIAAFQRTVTITPPLQQTSLFDAAAEPILDAEGIDPFQLPRQNAEFWRWKSDDAGVAALYFVIDCTVPLLLYVGETVKSNQRWKGLHDCKRYLMNYRQIHQRHQRPSSLNIAFWRDAPVDTRQRQRLESALIHKWRSPFNKENWRFWGTPFTTGS; encoded by the coding sequence ATGATGAATGCCCCCGACTCTGAGACCCAGATATCTCTTTTTTCTGCTGACCATTTGCGGACATTTCAGCGCCCAACGCTGGTGGAGCCGAGCTTAGAAATGAGCCATGATGCCTTGGTGCATTGGATAGAAGCGATCGCCGCCTTTCAACGTACCGTCACGATTACGCCACCACTGCAGCAGACCAGCTTGTTTGATGCCGCCGCCGAACCGATCCTCGATGCGGAGGGTATCGATCCCTTTCAGTTGCCTCGCCAAAATGCCGAATTCTGGCGCTGGAAATCCGATGACGCCGGCGTTGCCGCCCTCTATTTTGTGATCGACTGCACCGTCCCCTTGTTGCTCTACGTGGGCGAAACCGTGAAGTCCAACCAACGCTGGAAAGGGCTGCATGACTGTAAGCGCTATCTGATGAACTATCGCCAGATCCATCAACGCCACCAGCGCCCCTCGTCGTTGAATATCGCTTTTTGGCGCGATGCCCCGGTAGATACTCGTCAACGGCAGCGGCTGGAGTCTGCCCTGATCCACAAATGGCGATCGCCCTTTAATAAGGAGAACTGGAGATTCTGGGGAACGCCGTTCACCACGGGTTCCTAG
- a CDS encoding response regulator, translating into MTSPNANLLVIDDQVDHVRMMSALLVQHGYDVRKALSGRMALSTIQAERPDLILLDVRMPDMDGYELCATLKSQPDTCDIPVIFLSAEDQSQEKVRAFEVGAVDYITKPVQTGEILARISCQLTIVRQKQQLLDQNKRLQQQEDLMRQSMRQERLLRLITQRIRQSLQLQDVLNVAVSEVQQLLSNDRALIFRFQTDWSGTVIAEAVSDPALSIIGETIHDPCFASDWHRPYEQGHIRAIDDVTQSSLQACHVEMLESLQVKANLVVPILQAENLWGLLIVQHCKQPRAWQSWEASMLQQLAGQLAIAIQQSELHHQLQHLNNDLERQVKARTTELQIAFEFEDTLKRITDKVRDTLDEDLILETAVRELTQALGVCGCNASRYNLQTGLATVVYEYTTLPGGDYKDRSVALSAFPELYQPLMQGESIQFCSLLSNVDRGPVVSLACPIFDDQGILGDLWLIDHTYQARSEQDLRLVRQVANQCAIAIRQARLYQSAQAQVQNLERLNLLKDDFLSTISHELRTPLASIRVATQMLQITFEQLGITDERANRYLSILHQESIQEISLINDLLDLQHLDAGTKPLELDTIDLKAWSASIVDTFQIRAEAQQQNFEAEIAEDLPPIVTDPASLKRIMTELLNNACKYTPPGDRILLAVQVKDNQLHLRFQNFGVQIPDSELPYIFDKFYRITNSDRWKHGGTGLGLTLTKKLVEYLGGTIQVYSPEQSTCFTICLPLRPARLPEEDWLLADMLTDDHYNR; encoded by the coding sequence ATGACATCCCCTAACGCCAATCTTCTGGTTATTGATGATCAAGTCGATCACGTGCGGATGATGTCGGCCCTCTTGGTTCAGCATGGCTACGACGTGCGCAAAGCTCTTTCGGGCAGAATGGCACTCAGTACCATCCAGGCAGAGCGGCCAGACTTGATCTTGCTGGATGTTCGGATGCCGGACATGGATGGCTATGAACTCTGCGCCACCCTCAAGTCTCAACCGGATACCTGCGATATTCCCGTGATTTTCTTGAGCGCCGAGGATCAAAGCCAGGAAAAGGTTCGGGCCTTTGAGGTGGGTGCCGTGGATTACATCACGAAACCCGTGCAAACCGGGGAAATCCTAGCGCGTATCTCTTGCCAGCTCACGATTGTGCGCCAAAAGCAACAGCTTTTAGACCAAAATAAGCGCTTGCAGCAGCAGGAAGACTTGATGCGTCAGAGCATGCGGCAAGAGCGGCTATTGCGTCTGATTACCCAGCGGATTCGCCAATCTCTCCAGCTCCAAGACGTTCTCAATGTGGCGGTGTCGGAGGTGCAGCAACTGCTGTCTAACGATCGCGCTTTGATTTTCCGTTTTCAGACCGACTGGAGCGGCACGGTGATCGCCGAAGCTGTCAGCGATCCAGCCTTGAGCATCATTGGCGAAACCATCCATGATCCCTGCTTTGCCTCAGATTGGCACCGTCCTTATGAACAGGGACATATCCGCGCCATTGATGACGTCACACAATCATCGCTGCAGGCCTGCCATGTTGAGATGCTGGAGAGCTTACAGGTTAAGGCCAATCTGGTGGTGCCCATTTTGCAAGCTGAGAATCTATGGGGCTTGTTAATTGTGCAGCACTGCAAACAGCCTCGGGCTTGGCAGTCTTGGGAAGCCTCGATGCTCCAGCAATTGGCGGGGCAACTGGCGATCGCCATTCAGCAGTCAGAACTCCACCACCAGCTTCAGCATCTGAATAACGATCTAGAGCGTCAGGTGAAAGCTCGCACCACCGAACTCCAGATTGCCTTTGAGTTTGAAGACACCCTGAAGCGGATTACCGACAAGGTGCGCGACACCTTGGATGAAGATCTGATTCTCGAAACCGCCGTGCGCGAACTTACCCAGGCTTTGGGTGTCTGCGGCTGCAACGCCTCTCGCTACAATCTACAAACCGGACTAGCCACGGTAGTCTATGAATACACCACATTACCCGGTGGAGATTACAAAGACCGGAGTGTGGCGCTTTCAGCCTTTCCAGAACTCTATCAGCCTCTCATGCAGGGCGAGTCGATTCAATTCTGTTCCCTCTTATCCAATGTCGATCGCGGCCCAGTGGTCTCCTTAGCTTGTCCTATCTTTGATGACCAAGGCATTCTTGGCGATCTTTGGTTAATTGATCATACCTACCAGGCCCGCTCGGAGCAGGATCTACGGTTGGTGCGACAGGTGGCCAATCAATGTGCGATCGCCATCCGTCAAGCTCGGCTTTATCAATCGGCCCAGGCCCAGGTGCAAAATCTCGAACGCCTTAATCTCCTCAAGGATGATTTCCTGAGCACCATTTCCCACGAACTGCGCACCCCCCTAGCCAGTATTCGCGTCGCCACCCAGATGCTGCAAATTACCTTCGAGCAACTGGGGATCACCGACGAGCGGGCCAATCGCTACCTAAGCATTCTCCACCAGGAATCGATTCAAGAGATTTCCTTGATCAACGATCTGCTGGACTTGCAGCATCTGGATGCTGGTACCAAGCCTTTAGAACTCGACACCATTGATCTCAAAGCATGGTCAGCTTCCATCGTAGACACCTTTCAAATTCGGGCAGAAGCCCAGCAGCAGAACTTTGAAGCCGAGATTGCCGAAGACTTGCCGCCCATTGTCACCGATCCGGCTAGCCTCAAGCGGATCATGACCGAATTGCTGAACAATGCCTGTAAATACACACCACCGGGCGATCGCATCCTGCTGGCTGTGCAGGTCAAAGACAACCAGCTCCACCTAAGGTTTCAAAACTTTGGCGTGCAGATTCCTGACAGTGAACTGCCCTATATTTTCGATAAGTTCTATCGCATCACCAATAGCGATCGCTGGAAACACGGCGGCACCGGCCTAGGCCTGACCCTCACGAAGAAATTGGTGGAATATCTCGGTGGCACCATCCAGGTCTACTCCCCAGAGCAATCAACCTGTTTCACCATTTGTCTGCCCCTCCGCCCCGCTCGCCTGCCGGAGGAGGATTGGTTACTCGCCGATATGTTGACCGATGACCATTACAACCGATGA